One Myxococcales bacterium genomic region harbors:
- a CDS encoding sigma 54-interacting transcriptional regulator has product MSGKGPDLRTQRRPKLDAPPGSPTPFVLTVVEGPNVGVEHVIDPANPTRVLVGKSPACVFHLDDPEVSRRHASVFVRGSQLELIDLGSTNGTTVNGVLIKEAYLVGGEAVRMGATVISVKRDVPKRLVLGSATRFGRVLGQSTAMRRIFPSLERLAKTSHAVLLEGEPGTGKELVAEELHRAGVRAEGPFVVLSTSTLPPEEIVASLRPGSDIVEQARQGTLFVDELGSVPVEGQRLLAKLVAEGASDTGVRIMCATSELLDSDAYQTKFDQDLFVALLPGRLEIPRLREREGDVALLARHFWAELVAPDETPLPEDFLARFEHYAFPGNVAELAAAVAARHLQGELVSAFKHEPKPQKNVDFITDVTSRDLPFPRARELVVHEFEKRYVERVLERHGGSVAKASAASGVAHRYFQLIKARVK; this is encoded by the coding sequence ATGAGCGGAAAAGGCCCGGATCTTCGAACGCAGCGCCGACCGAAGCTCGACGCGCCTCCCGGCAGCCCGACGCCCTTCGTGCTCACGGTGGTCGAGGGGCCCAACGTCGGCGTCGAGCACGTGATCGATCCGGCGAACCCTACGCGTGTGCTCGTGGGCAAGAGCCCCGCTTGTGTGTTTCACCTCGACGACCCCGAGGTGTCTCGCCGGCACGCCAGCGTGTTCGTTCGTGGCAGTCAGCTCGAGCTCATCGACCTCGGGTCCACGAACGGCACCACGGTGAACGGCGTGCTGATCAAGGAGGCGTACCTCGTCGGTGGAGAGGCCGTCCGCATGGGGGCGACGGTGATCTCGGTGAAGCGCGACGTCCCGAAGCGGCTCGTCCTGGGGAGCGCCACGCGCTTCGGGCGTGTGCTCGGGCAGAGCACGGCGATGCGCCGCATTTTCCCGAGCCTCGAGCGCCTCGCGAAGACGTCGCACGCCGTGCTGCTCGAGGGTGAGCCAGGCACGGGAAAGGAGCTCGTGGCCGAAGAGCTCCACCGCGCCGGCGTACGCGCCGAGGGCCCGTTCGTGGTGCTGTCGACGAGCACGCTCCCCCCCGAAGAGATCGTCGCGAGCCTCCGGCCCGGGAGCGACATCGTCGAGCAAGCCCGCCAGGGGACGCTCTTCGTCGACGAGCTCGGCTCCGTGCCCGTCGAAGGGCAGAGGCTGCTCGCGAAGCTCGTGGCCGAGGGGGCAAGCGACACTGGCGTGAGGATCATGTGCGCGACGAGCGAGCTCCTCGACTCGGACGCGTACCAAACGAAGTTCGACCAGGATCTCTTCGTCGCGCTCCTCCCGGGCCGGCTCGAGATCCCTCGCCTGCGCGAGCGCGAGGGAGACGTGGCCCTCCTCGCGCGGCACTTCTGGGCCGAGCTCGTCGCCCCCGACGAGACGCCGCTGCCCGAGGACTTTCTCGCGCGGTTCGAGCACTACGCGTTCCCCGGCAACGTGGCCGAGCTCGCCGCGGCCGTCGCCGCGAGGCACCTCCAAGGGGAGCTCGTCTCGGCGTTCAAGCACGAGCCTAAGCCGCAGAAGAACGTCGACTTCATCACCGACGTGACGTCCCGTGATCTGCCGTTCCCTCGCGCGAGGGAGCTCGTCGTGCACGAGTTCGAGAAGCGCTACGTCGAGCGCGTGCTCGAGCGTCATGGCGGGAGCGTCGCGAAGGCCTCGGCGGCGAGCGGGGTCGCCCACCGGTACTTCCAGCTCATCAAGGCGCGCGTAAAGTAG
- a CDS encoding HlyD family efflux transporter periplasmic adaptor subunit, producing the protein MTTPYRTSAAPVALPGTKPPEPTETRGHARLVRRALPAIVGATLVLAAPFVGAKLASTAPSPTPVTSASMAPAPHEALSPTVVGVLLMPSTANLAPKSELTVVDVPAKLGAHVKKGDVLLVYDARERRHALAAAKAAHKAQLATAGALGAEASAAAHRQTRRNATVEVDGRTIALVSGEEATQSAFDARGAGARAAAASAMAEEHKVRVAQLEQAVEDCRVVAPFDGVVTGLYADPSTVVHPGEVAVRVVGGTGLRIRLAVPEERRAELTAKGRVTFSVDGKELHATLDDIAPEVDAASRTYVAEGTVDTRAACGDTCVALAGRVVHVALGPR; encoded by the coding sequence ATGACCACCCCGTACCGCACGTCGGCGGCCCCGGTCGCGCTGCCCGGCACCAAGCCCCCCGAGCCCACGGAGACGCGAGGCCACGCGAGGCTCGTCCGCCGCGCCCTGCCCGCCATCGTGGGCGCGACCCTCGTCCTCGCGGCGCCGTTCGTCGGGGCCAAGCTCGCGAGCACCGCCCCGAGCCCGACGCCCGTCACGTCGGCGAGCATGGCGCCCGCGCCGCACGAGGCCCTCTCCCCCACCGTGGTCGGCGTGCTCCTCATGCCGAGCACGGCCAACCTCGCCCCGAAGTCGGAGCTGACCGTCGTCGACGTCCCGGCGAAGCTCGGCGCTCACGTCAAGAAGGGCGACGTCCTCTTGGTGTATGATGCACGCGAACGGCGGCACGCGCTCGCCGCGGCGAAGGCGGCGCACAAAGCCCAGCTCGCCACCGCCGGTGCCCTCGGGGCCGAAGCCAGCGCCGCGGCGCACAGGCAGACGCGGCGGAACGCGACGGTCGAGGTCGACGGGCGCACGATCGCGCTCGTCTCGGGCGAAGAGGCCACCCAATCGGCCTTCGACGCGCGGGGCGCCGGCGCACGCGCGGCCGCAGCGTCGGCCATGGCGGAAGAGCACAAGGTCCGGGTGGCGCAGCTCGAGCAGGCCGTCGAGGACTGCCGCGTCGTCGCCCCGTTCGACGGCGTGGTCACGGGCCTCTACGCCGACCCCTCGACCGTGGTGCACCCGGGGGAGGTCGCCGTGCGCGTCGTCGGCGGCACGGGCTTGCGCATCCGCCTCGCCGTGCCCGAGGAGCGGCGCGCCGAGCTCACCGCGAAGGGCCGCGTGACGTTCAGCGTCGACGGCAAGGAGCTTCATGCCACCTTGGACGACATCGCCCCCGAAGTCGACGCGGCCTCGCGCACCTACGTGGCCGAAGGCACGGTCGACACGAGAGCGGCCTGCGGCGACACGTGCGTCGCCCTCGCCGGGCGCGTCGTGCACGTGGCGCTCGGGCCGCGCTGA